In one Vibrio sp. VB16 genomic region, the following are encoded:
- a CDS encoding class I adenylate cyclase, with protein MQAYIQTIISRIDSLNQQRIERALAIMDQKGKQVFNLIPTLLHYNHPAVPGYYDKPVPYGVHSLEENDIQTQFIAQISATQSEPIEPDSEAHILGLYTMGSTSSIGQSTSSDLDIWVCVSPEMGDDERSHLGNKCLLITEWAKGYGIEANFFLMDEERFRSNHSEEMTGDNCGSSQHLLLLDEFYRSAVRLAGQRLLWQIVPPEMEECYQEYVDQLCKTGHINCYDWIDFGELNRIPAEEYFGSNLWQLYKSIDSPYKSVLKAILLEAYSWEYPNTQLLSVDSKRRFFAYEPDLYSMDSYYLMLDKVTTYLERIQDYTRLDLVRRCFYLKTHEKLSRTPGAGSVEWRRKILGKMTKSWNWDHNVIAELDDRRNWKVEQVKVVHDGLLDALMLSYRNLIQFARRNDITSAISPQDISILARKLYAAFEVLPGKVTLLNPQISPDLHEPDLSFIQVQKGRTNPSGWYLYKQPLIANKLIGSKSLEHNEYLSKLVAWSFFNGLITESTRLNSVVKDAQLDIDKFYQMVSDLRNTFSLRKRRPSMQALGSPCEISQMAMFINFENDPSAQHIPRSLKVDVKNVDIFSFGEEAISLVGSVDLVYRNSWHEVRTMHFTGDAAILDALKTILGKMHQDAVPPESVDVFCYSKNLRGVIRNTVYQLLAECIDMRLKPVEEQTNRKFKAIKVANQMFGLFFERRGVSVQKLENSVDFYRSISTNKLNGSPLSMLDKERDYHLPPVVDSFASEGLVQFFFEDTADGFNIYVLDEENSLEVYHQFNGSKDDMINNVNRFYTSSHGTESEDLCLINFNLPQYYQIIHPKDDTSNSYVAPYRNDNCVQSKPSKAVNA; from the coding sequence TTGCAGGCTTATATCCAAACAATAATCAGTAGAATTGACTCTCTGAATCAGCAGCGCATCGAGCGCGCGTTGGCGATTATGGATCAAAAAGGCAAGCAAGTTTTCAATCTTATTCCTACCCTTCTTCATTACAACCATCCCGCAGTTCCTGGCTATTATGACAAACCCGTCCCATATGGAGTCCATTCTTTAGAAGAAAACGATATTCAGACACAGTTTATCGCTCAAATTTCAGCTACCCAATCAGAACCTATAGAACCTGATAGCGAGGCTCATATTTTAGGGCTATACACCATGGGCAGTACCTCTTCTATCGGTCAAAGTACATCCAGTGATCTCGATATATGGGTTTGTGTGTCACCAGAGATGGGGGATGATGAACGCTCTCATCTTGGTAATAAATGCTTACTGATTACTGAGTGGGCTAAAGGCTACGGTATCGAGGCCAACTTTTTCTTAATGGATGAAGAGCGCTTCAGAAGCAACCACTCCGAAGAGATGACTGGTGATAACTGCGGTTCCTCTCAACACTTACTATTACTTGATGAATTCTATCGTTCTGCTGTTCGGTTAGCTGGTCAGCGCCTTTTGTGGCAAATCGTACCTCCAGAGATGGAGGAATGTTATCAAGAGTACGTTGACCAACTGTGTAAGACAGGACATATCAATTGCTACGATTGGATCGACTTTGGCGAGCTAAATCGAATTCCTGCGGAAGAATATTTTGGTTCGAACTTATGGCAGTTATATAAAAGTATCGACTCCCCTTACAAATCAGTATTAAAGGCCATCCTTTTAGAAGCCTATTCTTGGGAATACCCGAATACTCAACTTTTGAGTGTCGATAGCAAACGTCGATTTTTTGCCTATGAACCTGACCTATATAGCATGGATTCGTATTATCTCATGCTCGATAAAGTCACTACCTACCTAGAACGTATTCAAGATTACACCCGTCTAGACTTAGTTCGTCGTTGTTTCTACCTTAAAACCCATGAAAAACTTTCTCGTACCCCAGGTGCTGGCTCTGTAGAGTGGCGTCGTAAAATACTGGGCAAAATGACTAAGAGTTGGAATTGGGATCATAACGTCATTGCTGAATTAGATGACCGTCGCAACTGGAAAGTAGAACAGGTAAAAGTTGTCCATGATGGGTTACTTGATGCTCTAATGTTGAGTTATCGTAACCTAATACAGTTTGCTAGGCGCAACGATATAACGTCAGCTATCAGTCCTCAGGACATTAGCATATTAGCAAGAAAGCTCTACGCCGCCTTTGAAGTACTTCCCGGAAAAGTAACGTTACTCAATCCGCAAATTTCACCGGACCTTCATGAACCCGACCTAAGTTTTATTCAGGTACAAAAAGGACGTACAAATCCGTCTGGATGGTATCTCTATAAGCAGCCTCTTATCGCAAATAAACTGATTGGTTCCAAAAGTCTTGAGCACAATGAATACTTAAGTAAATTGGTAGCATGGTCATTTTTTAATGGGTTAATTACCGAATCTACTCGATTAAATTCGGTAGTGAAAGATGCACAACTTGATATAGACAAGTTCTATCAAATGGTCAGTGATTTACGAAATACTTTTTCTCTACGTAAACGCCGGCCTTCAATGCAGGCTTTGGGCAGTCCGTGTGAAATCAGCCAAATGGCAATGTTCATCAACTTCGAGAATGATCCGAGCGCTCAACATATTCCGCGTTCACTTAAAGTTGATGTGAAGAACGTAGATATATTTAGTTTTGGTGAAGAAGCCATAAGCTTAGTTGGCAGCGTTGACTTGGTATATCGTAACTCTTGGCATGAAGTTAGAACCATGCACTTTACCGGTGATGCCGCAATATTAGATGCATTAAAAACCATCCTGGGCAAAATGCACCAAGATGCCGTTCCACCAGAGTCGGTTGATGTTTTCTGCTACAGTAAAAACTTAAGAGGCGTCATTCGTAATACTGTTTACCAATTACTTGCCGAATGCATTGATATGCGTTTGAAGCCAGTAGAAGAACAAACGAATCGAAAATTCAAAGCGATTAAAGTCGCAAATCAAATGTTTGGTCTATTCTTCGAAAGAAGAGGGGTATCAGTTCAGAAATTAGAAAACTCGGTAGATTTTTATCGCAGCATATCAACCAATAAATTAAATGGCTCACCGTTATCAATGCTTGATAAAGAGCGAGACTATCATTTACCACCTGTCGTCGATAGTTTTGCGAGTGAAGGCTTGGTTCAGTTCTTTTTCGAAGATACCGCTGATGGTTTCAACATCTATGTTTTAGATGAAGAAAACTCTTTAGAGGTTTACCACCAGTTTAACGGCAGTAAAGATGACATGATAAATAACGTTAATCGATTCTATACCTCTAGCCATGGTACTGAAAGCGAAGACCTCTGTTTGATTAACTTCAATCTTCCACAGTATTACCAAATTATTCATCCTAAAGATGACACTAGCAATAGCTACGTTGCACCGTACCGCAATGATAATTGCGTTCAATCAAAACCTTCTAAGGCAGTTAATGCCTAG
- the cyaY gene encoding iron donor protein CyaY yields MNDTEYHQIVDEVFNQLEEMIDDSGADVDFEIIGNVMNLEFSDRSQIVINKQEPMKEIWLASKSGGFHFSYIDDKWICSKTGSEFFSFVKNECGKQAGEDIDWDE; encoded by the coding sequence ATGAATGATACTGAATATCATCAAATCGTAGATGAAGTGTTTAATCAACTGGAAGAGATGATTGATGATTCTGGTGCGGATGTTGATTTTGAAATCATTGGAAATGTAATGAATTTAGAATTTAGTGATAGAAGTCAAATAGTTATTAATAAACAAGAACCAATGAAAGAGATCTGGTTGGCATCAAAATCTGGCGGATTTCATTTTTCGTACATAGATGACAAATGGATCTGTTCAAAAACAGGTTCTGAGTTTTTCTCATTTGTGAAAAATGAATGTGGCAAGCAAGCAGGTGAAGATATTGACTGGGATGAATAA
- the lptM gene encoding LPS translocon maturation chaperone LptM — MKKIIAGLCLLSTLSLAGCGNTGSLYMPEDAPQESEQTQS, encoded by the coding sequence ATGAAAAAAATTATCGCGGGACTCTGCTTGTTATCAACATTAAGTTTAGCTGGTTGTGGAAATACAGGATCACTCTATATGCCAGAAGATGCGCCACAAGAAAGTGAACAAACGCAATCGTAA
- the lysA gene encoding diaminopimelate decarboxylase yields MDYFNYQDDGQLWAEEVSLQALEQQFGTPLYIYSRATLERHWNAFDKSVGEHPHLVCYAVKANGNLGVLNALARLGSGFDIVSGGELERVLTAGGDPAKIVFSGVGKTVEEMKRALELNIKCFNVESEPELERLNTVAAEMGVIAPISLRINPDVDAKTHPYISTGLRDNKFGIAFDRASEVYRFADSLPNLNVQGIDCHIGSQLTDIEPFIDATDRLLALIDQLIADNIHIEHLDVGGGLGVVYKDELPPQPSDYAKALLARLTNHPDIELIFEPGRAIAANAGILLTKVEYLKHTEFKNFAVVDAAMNDLMRPALYSAWQDIVPVSPRKGEAIAYDIVGPICETGDFLGKDRDLLIQQGDLLAIRSAGAYGFSMSSNYNARRRAAEVMVDGDKVHLVRKREEYIDLWRDEHILPE; encoded by the coding sequence TTGGATTATTTTAATTATCAGGATGATGGCCAACTATGGGCTGAAGAAGTTTCACTACAAGCTTTAGAGCAACAGTTTGGCACCCCATTATACATTTATTCCCGAGCGACGTTAGAAAGGCACTGGAATGCGTTTGATAAATCTGTAGGCGAACATCCTCACCTTGTCTGCTACGCAGTTAAGGCAAATGGTAATCTAGGTGTGCTAAACGCATTGGCACGCTTGGGATCTGGCTTTGATATTGTTTCTGGTGGTGAACTAGAACGCGTATTAACTGCAGGTGGCGATCCTGCTAAAATCGTCTTTTCTGGCGTTGGTAAAACGGTTGAAGAGATGAAAAGAGCGCTTGAGTTAAATATCAAGTGCTTCAATGTAGAATCTGAACCTGAGTTGGAAAGGCTCAACACTGTTGCCGCTGAAATGGGCGTGATTGCACCGATTTCTCTTAGAATTAATCCAGATGTAGACGCGAAAACGCATCCTTACATTTCTACTGGTCTACGAGATAACAAATTTGGTATTGCATTTGATCGCGCATCAGAAGTGTATCGATTCGCAGATAGTCTACCAAATCTCAATGTACAAGGCATAGATTGCCACATTGGATCTCAACTCACGGATATAGAGCCATTCATTGATGCGACAGACCGACTACTGGCACTGATCGATCAACTGATTGCCGATAATATTCATATCGAACATTTGGACGTTGGTGGTGGTCTTGGGGTGGTATACAAAGATGAGTTACCCCCACAACCATCTGATTATGCAAAAGCGTTATTAGCTCGCCTGACTAACCATCCAGATATTGAATTAATTTTTGAACCGGGACGTGCAATTGCCGCGAACGCAGGTATTCTCCTGACAAAGGTCGAATACTTAAAGCACACCGAATTCAAAAACTTTGCAGTAGTTGATGCAGCTATGAACGACTTAATGCGCCCTGCACTATACTCTGCATGGCAAGATATAGTGCCTGTTTCACCGAGGAAAGGGGAAGCAATAGCATACGATATAGTTGGCCCTATTTGCGAAACTGGCGATTTTTTAGGTAAAGACCGAGACCTATTAATACAACAGGGCGACCTGTTGGCGATAAGATCTGCAGGTGCATACGGCTTCTCAATGTCTTCAAACTATAACGCTCGTCGACGAGCTGCTGAAGTAATGGTCGACGGGGATAAAGTACATCTCGTTCGTAAACGTGAAGAGTATATTGACCTTTGGCGTGATGAACACATTTTACCGGAGTAA
- the dapF gene encoding diaminopimelate epimerase: MHFHFSKMHGLGNDFMVVDCITQNIFFSPDLIRRLANRNTGVGFDQLLVVEAPYDPESDFHYRIFNADGSEVEQCGNGARCFARFVRMKGLTNKFNINVSTKKGKMVLNIEEDDFVTVNMGEPIFEPNKIPFKAKQAEKTYIIRVNEQTLFCGAVSMGNPHVVTPVDDIQTIDIETLGPLLESYERFPERVNAGFMQIIDRGEINLRVYERGAGETLACGSGACAAVAVGIYQESLDEEVKVHLPGGDLVIKWKGPGHPLYMTGPATHVFDGQLTC, from the coding sequence ATGCATTTCCATTTCTCTAAAATGCACGGTCTGGGCAACGACTTTATGGTCGTAGATTGCATTACGCAGAATATTTTCTTTTCCCCAGATCTCATCCGTCGTTTGGCGAATCGAAACACCGGTGTTGGCTTCGACCAATTACTCGTCGTTGAAGCGCCTTATGATCCTGAATCCGATTTTCACTACCGCATTTTTAATGCTGACGGTAGTGAAGTAGAACAGTGTGGTAACGGAGCACGATGCTTTGCACGATTTGTTCGAATGAAAGGCCTAACCAACAAATTCAATATTAACGTGAGCACCAAAAAAGGGAAAATGGTGTTGAATATTGAAGAGGATGACTTTGTTACCGTGAATATGGGCGAACCCATATTTGAACCTAACAAAATTCCATTCAAAGCTAAACAAGCTGAGAAAACCTACATAATTCGTGTCAACGAACAGACTCTATTTTGTGGTGCGGTGAGCATGGGTAATCCTCATGTCGTGACACCAGTTGATGATATTCAGACCATTGATATTGAAACACTCGGTCCTCTACTTGAATCATATGAACGCTTTCCTGAGAGAGTGAATGCTGGCTTTATGCAAATTATAGATAGAGGTGAGATAAACCTTAGAGTCTATGAAAGAGGCGCTGGAGAGACCTTAGCTTGTGGTAGCGGAGCTTGTGCAGCGGTGGCTGTCGGTATATATCAAGAATCCTTAGACGAAGAAGTAAAGGTCCATCTTCCCGGCGGAGATCTTGTCATTAAGTGGAAAGGACCGGGACACCCTCTTTATATGACCGGGCCTGCTACTCATGTATTTGATGGTCAATTGACGTGCTAA
- a CDS encoding DUF484 family protein gives MSLSKADPMTAEVIAQYLRDHPDFFRERQELTELMSLPVRQEGTVSLVEIKLRRQREKIADLEEEITELMSMAANNGQHFHQFMSLQETILKCHTLSQVVDAINQFSKELSLTAYLKLLHCDNLKHHINMENWQRFATNHFNGKSAYLGRLKKADRDLLFNHDRCPELGSFAILPLEKSKPLGVIAFSSNDGGHFQPSMDTLFLRHLATVVSHLVSTLEWENNGPTNNVLNHTSA, from the coding sequence TTGTCTTTAAGCAAAGCAGATCCAATGACCGCTGAGGTTATTGCTCAATATTTACGTGACCATCCTGACTTTTTCAGGGAAAGACAAGAGCTCACAGAGCTTATGTCACTTCCTGTACGTCAGGAAGGCACTGTCTCTTTGGTTGAAATAAAGCTAAGAAGGCAGAGAGAGAAAATCGCTGACCTCGAGGAAGAGATCACTGAATTAATGTCAATGGCAGCGAACAACGGCCAGCATTTTCATCAATTTATGAGCCTTCAGGAAACCATTCTCAAGTGCCATACTTTGTCTCAGGTTGTTGATGCCATTAATCAGTTTTCAAAAGAGCTCTCTCTCACGGCTTATTTAAAATTGTTACATTGCGACAACCTCAAACATCATATTAATATGGAGAACTGGCAACGATTTGCGACCAATCATTTCAATGGTAAGTCGGCTTACCTTGGTAGATTAAAAAAAGCAGACCGTGATCTATTGTTTAACCATGATCGCTGCCCTGAACTAGGTTCATTTGCCATATTACCTTTAGAAAAATCAAAGCCTCTTGGTGTCATCGCCTTTTCTAGTAATGACGGTGGTCACTTCCAACCGAGTATGGATACCCTATTTTTGCGTCACCTTGCAACGGTCGTTTCTCATTTGGTTTCGACTCTTGAATGGGAAAATAATGGGCCAACCAACAATGTCCTTAACCACACATCTGCCTGA
- the xerC gene encoding tyrosine recombinase XerC: MGQPTMSLTTHLPEQLIEPLERFYQYLRSEKGLSLHTQNNYKKQLQIIAEQLFDLGLQDWQQVDAAWVRQVASKGMRQGMKSSSLATRLSSLRSFFDFLVLRGELNANPAKGVAAPKRQKTLPKNLDVDQVDLLLAVDETDPLSVRDRAMMELMYGTGIRLAELINLDIRDISNGNGEIRVIGKGDKERKVPFSGYAKQWVNMWLTLRPMLLKQDESALFISKLGARISSRNVQKRMAQWGLKQGVSSHISPHKLRHSFATHILESSGNLRAVQELLGHENISTTQVYTHLNFQHLAQEYDKAHPRAFKKKEK, encoded by the coding sequence ATGGGCCAACCAACAATGTCCTTAACCACACATCTGCCTGAACAACTTATAGAGCCTCTTGAACGCTTCTATCAATATTTAAGAAGCGAGAAAGGGCTCAGTTTGCATACCCAAAACAATTACAAAAAACAGCTACAAATTATCGCCGAACAACTATTTGATCTCGGCTTGCAGGACTGGCAACAGGTTGATGCTGCTTGGGTTCGTCAAGTTGCCAGTAAAGGTATGCGCCAAGGAATGAAGTCGAGTAGCCTTGCTACACGGCTCTCCTCTCTAAGGAGTTTTTTCGATTTCTTAGTTTTACGAGGTGAGCTAAACGCCAATCCAGCCAAAGGTGTTGCTGCACCAAAACGCCAAAAAACGTTACCAAAAAACCTCGATGTAGACCAAGTTGACCTGTTGTTAGCCGTAGATGAAACCGACCCATTATCCGTTCGTGATAGAGCGATGATGGAACTGATGTATGGAACAGGTATTCGCCTTGCTGAATTAATTAACCTAGATATAAGAGACATCAGCAACGGCAACGGAGAGATTAGAGTCATCGGCAAAGGCGACAAAGAGCGTAAAGTACCGTTTTCGGGATATGCTAAGCAATGGGTAAATATGTGGCTCACACTTCGCCCAATGTTATTAAAGCAAGACGAATCAGCGTTATTTATTTCGAAATTAGGTGCCCGCATCTCATCTAGAAACGTTCAAAAACGAATGGCTCAATGGGGATTAAAACAAGGTGTCTCCAGTCATATTAGTCCACATAAACTACGTCACTCATTTGCCACTCATATACTAGAATCCAGTGGTAATCTGCGCGCAGTTCAGGAATTACTTGGACATGAAAACATTTCTACGACTCAGGTTTACACTCACTTAAATTTTCAACACCTAGCTCAAGAGTATGATAAAGCGCACCCTAGAGCTTTCAAGAAAAAAGAGAAATGA
- the yigB gene encoding 5-amino-6-(5-phospho-D-ribitylamino)uracil phosphatase YigB encodes MQVYRRLSSIKALSFDLDDTLYDNHPVIRRVENEMALWLHQHHPISSQLSSQQWKELKFQLAETHPELKHDVTIWRKTQIEQGLKQLGYDNLKAKEASEDGIKHALWLRNQVDVPLESHQTLQALKEKFPLIAITNGNVDVHEIGLGQYFDLVLKAGPDGRSKPHQDMFLAASHHLRLPQEQILHVGDHLISDVSGAKKCGFSTCWINTSISPITEHRQARVLPDIEIENVSELLYLV; translated from the coding sequence ATGCAGGTATACCGACGTTTAAGTTCAATAAAGGCACTTAGTTTTGATCTCGATGATACGTTATATGACAATCATCCGGTGATACGCAGAGTAGAAAATGAAATGGCACTCTGGCTCCATCAACACCATCCAATCTCAAGTCAATTATCGTCACAACAATGGAAGGAATTGAAGTTTCAATTAGCCGAGACGCATCCAGAGCTTAAGCATGACGTAACTATTTGGCGGAAAACACAGATCGAGCAGGGTTTAAAGCAATTGGGTTACGATAACCTAAAAGCAAAAGAAGCGTCCGAAGATGGGATAAAACACGCTTTATGGCTGCGTAACCAGGTCGATGTCCCATTAGAATCACATCAAACGCTGCAAGCATTAAAAGAAAAGTTTCCGTTGATAGCTATCACCAATGGTAATGTAGATGTGCATGAGATAGGCCTTGGTCAATATTTCGATTTGGTATTAAAAGCTGGACCCGATGGACGTTCAAAGCCTCATCAAGATATGTTTTTGGCAGCAAGTCATCACTTAAGGCTTCCCCAAGAACAAATCTTACATGTTGGTGACCACCTTATTTCAGATGTCAGTGGGGCTAAAAAATGCGGCTTTTCAACATGTTGGATTAACACGTCAATAAGTCCGATTACGGAACATCGTCAAGCAAGAGTTCTTCCAGATATAGAAATTGAGAATGTAAGTGAACTGCTATATTTAGTATAG
- a CDS encoding sensor domain-containing diguanylate cyclase, with translation MEKTEPHYLEKELQNTLAKDPAIFQFLQTSCLDGVFFWDLENQEHKWMSDNFWKVLGYDPASKQHLLSDWREVINQEDMKQALDNFKLHCENPAHPHNQIVRYKHKDGSTVWVRCRGFALRDKNGKAIRILGTHTDVTQLKETEETLKRKNEELKNLARHDPHTSLYNHFAFAEIFEQQLLIAAREHMPISLAMVDVDNFKVINDALGHLEGDNILLEVANTLRKVARDSDIIGRFGGDEFVVLMFNSNHREAQLAAERLRMGVEECVMTNSSPVTISVGVATFGEKSIAGIDLTPSEIYEKMLGTADKALFRAKDNGRNQICY, from the coding sequence ATGGAAAAAACAGAACCGCACTATCTAGAGAAAGAACTGCAAAACACACTAGCGAAAGATCCAGCTATATTCCAGTTCTTGCAAACCAGTTGCCTTGATGGTGTATTTTTCTGGGATTTAGAAAACCAAGAACACAAATGGATGAGCGACAACTTCTGGAAGGTGTTGGGGTATGACCCTGCCAGTAAACAACACTTACTCTCGGATTGGCGCGAAGTCATCAATCAAGAAGACATGAAGCAAGCATTAGACAATTTTAAGCTTCATTGTGAAAACCCAGCTCACCCGCATAATCAAATTGTTAGATACAAACACAAAGATGGTTCAACTGTATGGGTTAGATGTCGAGGATTTGCTTTAAGAGATAAAAATGGCAAAGCAATACGTATTCTTGGTACCCACACCGATGTCACACAGTTAAAAGAAACAGAAGAGACTTTAAAACGCAAAAATGAAGAGCTTAAAAACCTCGCAAGGCATGACCCTCATACTTCTCTCTACAACCACTTTGCCTTCGCAGAGATCTTTGAACAACAACTTTTAATCGCCGCTAGAGAACATATGCCGATATCTTTAGCGATGGTCGACGTAGACAACTTTAAAGTCATTAACGATGCTCTTGGTCACCTTGAAGGAGATAATATTCTACTGGAGGTAGCCAACACATTGCGAAAAGTAGCTCGGGACAGTGACATAATTGGTCGATTTGGAGGTGATGAGTTTGTCGTGCTCATGTTCAATTCCAATCATAGAGAAGCACAGCTCGCTGCTGAACGATTACGGATGGGTGTTGAGGAATGTGTAATGACCAACTCTAGCCCTGTGACCATAAGCGTCGGTGTTGCTACATTTGGTGAAAAAAGCATCGCTGGAATCGATCTTACTCCTTCAGAGATCTACGAAAAAATGTTGGGTACCGCCGACAAAGCGCTATTCCGAGCGAAAGATAACGGTAGAAACCAAATCTGTTATTAA